One window from the genome of Schistocerca piceifrons isolate TAMUIC-IGC-003096 chromosome 1, iqSchPice1.1, whole genome shotgun sequence encodes:
- the LOC124717059 gene encoding golgin subfamily A member 3-like — MEKHDVYIDANGIQHNVIIAPIAEWNSGSRVAFDVVVNADTEFKTECNEESAASELSFGTYYAEHVEGIRCHVNEHSVTDTSAVKCSEEEKGTITTHPHDIIKHTVIPEVHASAVKKIPKMDKNNLKDMKSIQHSEFLQDTDTCNVRSVEKDALLTQIHSYVRKKVEAADKDRSYNSPKSFSFSGFNENCAQIPEQSHYNSRVNCGVKNTESSGSIAMPLHNCELKNTSNIGVMHNIETNSNRDGSGDNLIAWEPAKRCFDNISLSSSHFDADSNCSDLVDTVSSVSDVSGYEEEIFRIKRLLLQDPSVLPLKKQNSRKNSRDHGMRLNKCELFVPSESTNKDPHNRNVCDIYPSKERSDVLKKSESELAIKWQEKCQEALRQKAHVEGRLESLLKEIEILRKEKQDASNKVKLLESEAKSSKASELTSLFRESENLYLENNQLQKLLREKNKENLELKSIVDLSVAEKNKLKDEMKSMESINEKLRIELQELQVELESKIGSVTGLKSKITDLHMECQSLLQGKMKAENSVTTLKNDLISSQKLTAWYRDQLHLSQAARTKVQQDLMASQTNLMSYSQAVEKLRAEKSQLQNLVDDLEQKMVREKQNLVRKLEVIQAEMFSREAVLLSQVHPDGNSEGIASKDLKSLETTSLLENPADKVSELEQQVDELKKDIIHRDNRITQLEEENAGLLIKANELQIIINEKNACQQNIENKYGHLEMSNQHLKDALKTTEQQLMDIKNEKIALEVTLSAALREKAEIDSSIKQLREDISCIQHSYTAMKTKLLEKENEIIDMKEKLEESKRIYTMKEHVQDEQTNNLNCKQNSTTEFNNVEQELHDLKNENLKLKDHVFELQNSLSIAQSNDSELQEVLKSREEELHTLSAHLETIREEVDSRNKGMLELKERLQAVEETNFNMKKELEDRTNQNCSLLKEVDLSRFHLLQTVVILEHINHRAHERKEEINSKFENIIKYVEGLNCEPEISPVQITSTLTDWLESGLQMFLEKCNNCEPEASHIDNKCQEKECNEENFLATWVFKLVKVTAVLKFLSDYRQNLLLEAEKLMPLRNCVEEEIGELNINVFQNSLCSAKGFKLVGKPQSDVLSTTKNKNVCNFCKQYDRECVQYRKEIETLRCQKTKLESELHEKYRRYELNTRILLKKVKEHLRCRKTAERQLQLFQMQIGIHKDELCKDESDAATLQAKIKKLEIELESSYKQLEQQKNLAEKYQNNLLELERYKGKLEQQQSMIQQTINVSDIEIPTVIGQLDEKAKEMKYQQALARLQEAEQQADHYLKTIEELKREIFLQKTENSQLRKELKNLDVDLTNAHSKLERKSSELMHVESLYDELTNSNSRLQEQLHAEQKRIENYQEELAKVKMELEEARAKDPILEDQIKTLSYHLHQRTQEISDLKERAAIDKENWEALENGFTRKIEVLYNELSELRKETDMIHRDKLRLQTHSSELKLALQSVIKQNEVLKKEFISFHSKAKDKIHTVIPSISPPPAIHNEAQIQDLLYQSSILQENKPLNNLQCCLESLKQEMTMLQEQLAARTSQDTNQNITALQSEQTSVKTV, encoded by the exons ATGGAGAAACATGATGTATACATTGATGCCAATGGAATTCAACATAATGTTATTATTGCCCCCATAGCAGAGTGGAACAGTGGCTCGAGAGTGGCCTTTGATGTTGTTGTCAATGCTGATACAGAATTTAAG ACTGAATGTAATGAAGAATCTGCAGCTTCAGAGTTGTCATTTGGCACATATTATGCAGAACATGTGGAGGGTATTAGATGTCATGTGAATGAGCACTCAGTTACAGACACATCAGCTGTGAAATGTTCAGAAGAAGAGAAAG GGACTATTACAACACATCCTCATGATATCATCAAACACACTGTCATTCCAGAAGTTCATGCCTCTGCTGTAAAAAAGATACCCAAAATGGATAAAAATAATCTCAAGGATATGAAATCAATTCAGCACTCTGAATTTTTGCAAGATACTGACACATGCAATGTACGCTCTGTTGAAAAAGATGCACTTTTGACACAAATACATTCGTATGTCAGAAAGAAGGTCGAAGCTGCCGATAAGGATCGTTCTTATAATTCACCTAAAAGTTTTTCATTTTCTGGCTTCAATGAAAACTGTGCCCAGATTCCTGAGCAGTCTCACTATAATTCAAGGGTGAATTGTGGTGTTAAAAATACAGAGAGCAGTGGCAGTATTGCCATGCCACTGCATAATTGTGAACTAAAAAATACTTCAAATATTGGGGTCATGCATAATATTGAAACAAACTCCAATCGTGATGGTAGTGGTGACAATCTTATTGCATGGGAACCAGCTAAAAGGTGCTTTGATAATATATCACTTTCATCATCTCATTTTGATGCTGACTCAAATTGTTCTGATCTAGTAGACACTGTGTCCAGTGTGTCAGATGTAAGTGGCTATGAAGAAGAAATATTTCGCATTAAGCGCTTGCTACTTCAGGACCCTTCGGTACTGCCATTAAAAAAGCAGAATTCAAGAAAGAACTCTAGGGACCATGGAATGAGACTAAACAAGTGTGAATTATTTGTCCCTTCAGAGAGTACAAACAAAGATCCACATAACAGGAATGTATGTGATATTTATCCAAGTAAAGAAAGAAGTGATGTCCTAAAAAAATCAGAAAGTGAACTAGCCataaaatggcaagaaaagtgCCAAGAGGCACTTAGACAGAAAGCACATGTTGAAGGGCGGCTTGAAAGTCTTCTTAAGGAAATTgaaatattacgtaaagaaaagcaGGATGCTAGTAATAAAGTAAAGCTTTTAGAGAGTGAGGCAAAATCAAGCAAAGCATCAGAACTTACATCCCTCTTCAGAGAGTCTGAAAATTTGTACCTTGAAAATAATCAACTTCAGAAGCTTCTGAGAGAGAAAAACAAAGAGAACTTAGAGTTAAAATCTATTGTAGATTTGTCTGTTGCTGAGAAAAATAAGCTCAAGGACGAAATGAAAAGCATGGAATCCATTAATGAAAAACTGCGTATCGAGTTGCAGGAGCTTCAAGTGGAACTGGAGTCTAAGATTGGATCAGTTACTGGTTTAAAATCAAAGATTACAGATTTGCACATGGAATGTCAGTCACTTCTTCAAGGAAAGATGAAAGCTGAAAACAGTGTTACAACTCTGAAAAATGATTTGATTTCTTCCCAGAAATTAACTGCTTGGTACCGTGATCAGCTGCACCTTAGCCAGGCTGCAAGAACGAAAGTACAACAGGACCTAATGGCGTCTCAAACAAACTTGATGTCTTACTCACAAGCTGTTGAAAAGTTAAGAGCAGAAAAATCCCAGCTGCAAAATTTGGTAGATGATTTGGAGCAGAAGATGGTTAGGGAAAAACAGAACCTGGTCCGGAAACTTGAAGTTATCCAAGCAGAAATGTTCAGTCGAGAAGCAGTCCTTTTGAGTCAGGTTCACCCTGATGGTAATAGTGAAGGAATTGCTTCAAAAGACCTTAAAAGTCTTGAGACTACATCACTTCTAGAAAATCCTGCAGATAAAGTATCTGAACTAGAACAGCAGGTAGATGAGCTCAAGAAAGACATTATACATCGAGACAACAGGATTACGCAGTTAGAAGAGGAAAATGCTGGTCTTTTAATTAAAGCAAATGAGTTACAAATaatcataaatgaaaaaaatgcatGTCAACAAAACATAGAAAACAAATATGGCCATCTTGAAATGTCAAACCAACATCTTAAGGATGCtttaaaaacaacagaacaacagTTAATggatattaaaaatgaaaaaattgccTTAGAGGTCACTCTTTCTGCAGCCTTGAGGGAGAAAGCCGAAATAGATTCATCAATCAAACAACTGCGTGAGGACATTTCATGTATTCAGCACAGTTACACTGCAATGAAAACAAAATTGCTcgaaaaagagaatgaaataattgaCATGAAAGAAAAACTTGAAGAGAGTAAGAGAATTTATACAATGAAAGAACATGTACAAGATgaacagacaaacaatttaaactgTAAACAAAATAGCACCACTGAATTTAATAATGTGGAACAGGAGCTTCATGATTTGAAGAATGAAAACCTCAAACTTAAAGATCACGTTTTTGAGTTGCAGAATTCTTTATCAATAGCTCAGTCTAATGACTCTGAGTTACAAGAAGTTCTTAAGTCACGCGAAGAAGAACTGCATACCCTTTCTGCTCACCTTGAAACAATCAGGGAAGAGGTAGACTCTAGGAATAAAGGCATGTTGGAGCTAAAGGAAAGACTACAGGCAGTTGaggaaacaaattttaatatgaaaaaagAACTGGAAGACAGAACAAATCAGAATTGTTCACTGTTGAAAGAAGTAGATTTATCTAGATTCCATCTCCTACAGACAGTTGTGATACTAGAGCATATAAATCACAGAGCACATGAAAGAAAGGAAGAGATTAACagcaaatttgaaaacataattaaatatGTTGAGGGACTTAACTGTGAGCCAGAAATATCTCCTGTTCAAATAACATCAACTCTTACTGATTGGCTGGAGTCAGGACTGCAGATGTTTCTTGAAAAGTGTAATAATTGTGAGCCTGAAGCCTCACATATTGATAATAAGTGTCAAGAGAAAGAATGTAATGAGGAAAACTTCTTAGCTACCTGGGTATTTAAACTGGTAAAAGTGACTGCAGTTCTTAAATTCTTATCAGACTACAGACAAAATTTACTATTAGAAGCAGAAAAATTAATGCCATTGAGGAATTGTGtggaagaagaaattggagaaCTAAATATAAATGTTTTTCAGAATTCATTGTGCAGTGCAAAGGGGTTTAAACTGGTAGGTAAGCCACAAAGTGATGTGCTtagtacaacaaaaaataaaaatgtatgcaaCTTTTGCAAACAATATGACAGAGAGTGTGTTCAGTATAGGAAAGAGATTGAAACTTTAAGATGTCAGAAGACAAAACTGGAATCTGAACTTCATGAAAAATACAGGCGTTATGAATTAAACACAAGAATTTTACTGAAGAAAGTGAAAGAACATTTAAGATGTCGCAAAACAGCGGAGAGACAACTTCAGCTTTTTCAAATGCAGATAGGCATACACAAAGATGAATTATGCAAAGATGAATCTGATGCTGCTACACTTCAGGCAAAAATTAAAAAGCTAGAAATTGAGTTAGAGAGCAGCTACAAACAGTTAGAGCAACAGAAAAATTTAGCAGAAAAATATCAGAATAATTTGTTGGAACTCGAAAGGTATAAAGGTAAATTGGAGCAGCAGCAGAGTATGATACAACAAACAATAAATGTCAGTGACATTGAAATTCCTACGGTAATTGGCCAGCTTGATGAAAAAGCTAAGGAAATGAAATATCAACAAGCACTTGCTCGATTACAGGAGGCTGAACAACAAGCTGATCATTATCTGAAAACAATTGAAGAATTAAAAAGAGAG ATATTTCTCCAGAAAACTGAAAATTCACAGCTGAGGAAAGAGTTGAAGAACTTGGATGTGGATTTAACCAATGCCCATTCCAAATTAGAAAGAAAGTCATCAGAACTAATGCATGTAGAATCCCTATATGATGAATTAACTAACAGCAATTCTCGCCTGCAAGAACAACTGCAtgctgaacagaagagaattgagaaTTATCAAGAGGAACTGGCTAAAGTGAAAATGGAATTGGAAGAGGCCAGAGCAAAAGATCCAATTTTGGAAGACCAGATAAAG ACTTtgagttatcatctgcatcaaagAACACAGGAAATTTCTGATTTGAAAGAAAGAGCAGCTATTGACAAGGAAAACTGGGAAGCACTTGAGAATGGATTTACAAGAAAAATTGAGGTTCTTTATAATGAGTTATCTGAACTAAGAAAAGAAACAGATATGATACATCGAGATAAGTTACGCCTGCAGACTCACTCATCAGAACTAAAGCTAGCATTGCAGTCAGTCATAAAACAAAATGAA GTTCTGAAAAAGGAgtttatttcttttcatagtaAGGCAAAAGACAAGATCCACACCGTGATACCGAGTATCTCACCACCTCCAGCAATTCATAATGAGGCACAAATTCAAGATCTTTTATATCAGAGCTCAATATTACAGGAAAACAAGCCCCTAAATAACTTGCAATGTTGTCTTGAATCACTAAAGCAAGAAATGACAATGTTGCAGGAGCAACTGGCTGCCAGAACATCACAAGATACCAATCAAAATATCACAGCATTGCAGTCAGAACAAACTAGTGTGAAAACTGTTTGA